The Aedes albopictus strain Foshan chromosome 1, AalbF5, whole genome shotgun sequence genomic interval ATTGGCTGTCGAACGGAGTGCTGATTGGCAGAATACGAACGAAGCAAAACAGCATAATGGCATAGGGAGTTGTTGACGAAAAAAATGATAGTGCTTTCATTCAGTTATCCATCAGCCGGAGTCTGCTGGCTTGATGATGGCTAAGAGTAACCGCCCTATGCACTGCCGGGTTAGATAATCGATGACGGTGGTGGCAACAATCACCGAGTGGTTGATATCTTTCGATACTGACGAGTGCGTGCCCCAATCATTCCAATAGGTTGCAATGATCCTTAGGGCTCAGACGTAACTGGTTTTCGGCCTATTCCAAAACAAGATAGCCGttcccattttttttcttctgaaaaagtgTTACGTGTCCTTCATTCCAAACAGAAAAATAAAACCATCAAAAGTGGAATGGGGCTGGGTGGCAACCCGGTATGATATGTAATGCGACAGGATTCATACGCAAAATTATTATAAGGGGGCATCCGATGATTACGTTATGTCACTTAGAGAAAAACTTAGGCAGACTTTTCAGCTGCTTCAACTGAACGCTTCTTAGCTAAATTTTCCACACTTTTATTATGATTGTGTTGTGTTGTGTTCGATGGATGACCCCTAAAAACCTTAATCGATATCgattccaaaatttcataatgatCCTTGTATTTTTGCGCAACATGAAGCGCAACTTGAAAAAGTAAAAGAACATTCCAGCTAAAattaagcttgaaagtttattgacCGCATTCTTGTTTTTACATGTTTTTGTTTAATAACTAAGTGGATGTGAACAAAAACGGTAATTTTCATAAACTTGTTTAATTGGCCTCGCTCAGTTTGCCACGGCGAGAGCCGTAAGCCAATTTTTCGAAATGTTTTATGACCACAGTCAACTTTTATTCAGCGTACGCAATTAACGAATCGTCTGAAAAATCAGCGTGAAAACTGTGAATGAATGGCTTGAGAAAAGCTGAATCGATAGTGGCGCTCGGAATCCACCGAGCAGACCATTCGTGCGTGAAAGCAATTCCATTCGGCCGCCGCCCGTCGTCGCCCGTGAGATTAAGCAAACAGATGCGGTTGAGCTTTGATCATTTAAACGGTTGATGAATGGATTCGGCGAAAAGCATTCGGTGAGAATGGTAAGGTATAATTATGTACTTGATATGCTCAGGTTTTTTATTTGTCTTGAGCTGTACAGCTGCATGCATCATGATGAGATTAATAAAGCCGATTGTTTGTCTGCTGTTGTTATTTTTTGCAAAACAATAATTACATGTTTAGAATAACGATACactttatactcattttttgattCTTAATTTCATAGTAGTTAAGGAAGCTATCTACATGTTACAATAATAAACTGAAATATGGTTCCGACGCGAAAATATTAGaaaactacccaagcaacacaaatgGTTACAAaatagtcacagtgacttctgtgcaacccttacatgcgctgccgtgactgtctTGTAactatgtgtgttgcttgggtattgtTAATGTAATCTAGTCAAGTTAACTTTTtacacaagcgtcggatcactatgCGGATTTTGACATGTCATACACACGCCATTAGTTAcagagttttagaaaaaaatagaaaCATGCAAAAAAGTACAAAATTacgttttctcatactaaatcccatacaaatttcatttgcaATGCGCGACCAATAACACCCAATTTTTACACAGTTTGTTTGGATGCTAAAAGAAAGAGAGAGAgttgttgcaaaaaaaaaaacggattaatccacctagtggtgatagtgcctttctcgtcgaatttgTACTCATgctctttccgtcgacgtaagcaaaTTATCATtgtgttcaagttgataactaattgtgttataaagtattttattcaatattacatttagttatcaacaagaaaaatacaggtgattgataacaggttttgttatcatttggttatcattcagagctactTTACCGACCAAAAtattaaaaatctactttaccgacatagataccagttgaaaaaagtttcttataaatataattcatgttttcaactattgcgcccagttggtcttgaaccctgatcgagtgattaccggtcaCAGTCGATACCCCTGTACCAAaaggactcagtgagagggaaagtggttgaaggctacgctttcgtactgcagtcgcattgaagatggaaagcggaatctatttttagattcgaagtccaccagaccttcagttttgggaaagctttgaaatgtgcgtttggaaattgataacatattttgttatcatttagtatttttatgttatcgcgataaaccaaaattattgataactaaatttgttatgatTTGATTATCATCAAttagaaaagatgataacaaaaataacaatatgataacaccgataacatagtttattatcaaagttatatcacttagttatccgtctttgctcgggtttactggaggccgatcaataccaagactttataacaagctaaaatataattaatttcacaacaaaaaatcactttacagtctttgataaactttttcctgcacactttactggttactagattcataaaatttgaccaaaaaaattgaagcaagtgaaatttttcatactgaatccaattcaaatttaaaCCATATAACAGAGCGCAAGGAGAaaccagtcggatcaaaattttacgcagtaattttagacgcaaaaggggattgaaaaatttTGTTGCGATTTTGCGATTTAAACAGGGATTAGAAAAAAGGTGTGATTCGTtgagcctgcttcagttttgtaaagattttgttctcttacacatatttatcgctgttttcaccacttcctatgagatacctggaaccggttccaagactgtacctattgttttaaatacttatggtctgagactagtttcttgctaactgttcaacaggttttctgaaaagcctaaaattgatgtgcatgcatggttattctggcggaacatacaaaacgggttctggaacactaccggtagtctctgatgggatcaaaggctgtgttcctgcaaaccgttcattaggttatcaaaatagCCGCGATtcaatatgtcgcatgcatgggtttggctctcatATGCATTTCCAGCaaaaaccggaaccggttccggaatactgctggttgtaccaaatatggtctgaaaccatgtTCCTGCTatccgctcatcaggttatctaaagagccgcgatttgatgtgtcgcatgcatgggtttggttcacttttatatttgaccacttccggagggacattcggaactggttccagagcactaccggtagtctcgctgtgatctaaggctactttcctgcttaccattcaccaagttatcgaaaaagccgttatttgatgtgtcgcatgcatttggTTTGGTctaaggtttggttcacttttatatttggccatttccggcgggacacccgaaaccggtttcggaacactactagtagtttctgctgtgatctaaggctattctcatgcttactgttcttcagattatcgaaaaagctgctatttaatgtgtcgcacgcatgggtttggttcccatctacatttggccatttccggcgggacacacggaaccggttccggaatactactactcctaaatatagtctgatttcattttattgctaaccgttcatcaggttatccaaagagcagcgatttgatgtgtcgcatgcatgggtttggtctagggtttggttcaattttatatttggccacttccggcggggcacccggaaccggttccggaacactaccggtagtctctgcttgatcacaggctattttcctgctcactgttcagcaggttatcgaaaaagctgctatttgatgtgtcgcacgcatgggtttggttcacttttatatttggccacttttggcgggacaccgggaaccggttccggcacactactggttcagatatggtctgagactattttcttgcttaccgttcatcaggttatcgaaaatcccgtggtttgatgtgtcgcatgcattttcatatctggccccttcctgtggtaccggtccggaacacctaaatggccataactctggaacggctggaccgatccaaaccattttcaataggaaacaatgggactagattccccgtcgaatgaacagtcggtcattaaaatcggttaaggtttactgccaaaaagtgatgtgagttttttgtacacacacatacacacatacacacacacatacatacacagacacatacatacgcacagacatcacctcaattcgtcgagctgagttggttggtatatgtgactcgaccctccgggccttctatcgaaaagtcatttttggagtgaacatatagcctttccagtacaagaaaggcaaaaacgaaCTTGTTTATCTTGTATAGTGGTCATATTAAGAAGTTGGTGCAGAGATGAGCTTCTGTCGTGTCTTTTTTCcgtcgtttccttcgttgccTTGATTTCCCGTGCCTATGCTCTCCAAGCCATTCAGGTGCGGAtcaaagtactgcttccaccatgTCTCATCCGTCCGTCAATAGGATCCCGTCCTAATACATGCAGTGCAGATATCTGCTCCCGACATGAATCTGCTACAGAATGCGTAAATCTTCTGTTAGAATTTCTATGTTTTTTGTGAACGGCACAGAAGTTCCATTTTCTCGCACCACGCTTTTCCAAACAGTGTTCATTTTTTGTTTGCTTGAAAGAGAAgcctgctgttttcgcttctatTTGTATCATTCCACGTTCTGTCAGGTTTCATACTGCTGCATTGTCTCACGCTCTGCATTCTCctgctccaaaatcgctctgcactcctgcTTCTACGTAATCGTGATGGTACAAACGTCCCAAATAGAGaataacgtgtctctggagctgGCCTTTTGATCACTAGAGGCACCATCGAGCACGCCTTCGCACGGCAACGAGaccttgagattctgcgcgtatgttaAGGATATCCTGTTGCTTCAGTTGCTCTGGGTCGTGCCGACTCACCGTCTGCGCGTTCTGGGCATGAAGGGGATCCTGCATACCACCTAAAGCCTGGCCTgatagaaattgtgtcaagtgacaGTTcacctaaagggtgatacggtcaaaatttggtcacacaatttttttcataactttagactgcgtacaccaaaacagctaatttttggaccagtaatgctacattatatgtagcttataccataaaattttcatcaaaatcgattaagtattggttgatatatagatgaaaccatccacctacctttttaaaattttgcacaaaggcgctccatagtaaattttcggaaatttaaggtcagtaaagcacaattttgattatagaacaaccaatactgctccgatttttatcaaaattttacagtataatactattatgaaaatacgttccaaataaaattttaagctattttgtatgaatactttcaaagttgtagcagtttgaatatgaaaaaaactgaccgggtgccacttaagcaaatataactttgtaacggctcgatcaaactgaatgaaatttttacacaacattttgatatgcatactacacatacagaaaaattttcattgaaatcattcttatttgtgaaaaaaaaaaataaaattgcagatctcagggttcaacaatatcttcccaaatactggaccgattttgatgaaaattttatggtacaagctacatataatggaccattactgatccaaaaatcagctgttttggtgtacgcagtctaaagttatgaaaaaaaatgtgtgaccaaaatttggcttgacttgacaaaatttgacaaaatttgaccacctaaacaaatataactttgtaatggctggatcaaattgaatgaaatttttacacaacattttgatatgtatactttacatacagaaaaattttcattgaaattggctcagtatttctggctctataaataaaagagtaaaaatgtgttcttattttttaatcctccttgtacaacattttaaaattgcagttttcaggattcacaatatctccgcacatactaaagcgattttgatgaaaattttatggtataagctacatataatgaaccattactggtccaaaaatcagctgttttggtgtacgcagtatcGTGTTATGAAaccaattgtgtgaccaaattttgaccgtatcaccctttagccaTGGGTCCTGTCCACTCTTtaatctcgctctttcttgtgtttatcaaagagaatgagcgagTAAAAATAAAAAGGTGCACATGCTAGTGCCTTAGACACGCTTGGTATGAGCCTGTGCGTTCATCTaccattactggaagaatcccattccctctgccaccAGGTCCAGAATGGAGCCCTGACTTACCCCTgcagtgatgttgtagctcctctctcctccctcggtgtcatagattaacaccctattctggaattagctctccagtatccggcataggtcAACCGCATTCTTTATGTCCAgagtgacgaccgcgcaatagctgATTCCCGTTCTTTCGGAGCGTtatttcggccgttttggttagaGCCcttatagcgtccaccgtcgaccCTTCCGAAAGCCAAACTGGATATTCGAATTGGGCCattttagccgccctgtaggccctGTAGCCTCactctcatcggtgcgagctcttagCATGCTCCCTCCAGCTCTTAGGCAAGATGCGTGCAGTTctacgatttctggacaccaccagtataccattTTGCGTCAATTTATGAATAGGGATCGCGTTGACATTGTGGTGTCaaatgcacggcttagggttccgactaaattatcgctggatagatcgtcggtgttaccttCCATAAGTAATCGCTTCACAAATTCCAGCTTATCGTAGCACGAGGTCGATGACgttcgatgaccttcggctgtggccgccTTCCTCCGtgtcgaatcgccagatggttacTGTGCGTGTACCTATCGTCGACCCTCTAGTccaagctagggtttagacccgggctccagaaggtcacatcaataatGGACTCTGCATCGTTCCTACTGTATGTTTTTCCGTAATCTACGTACGCGACATCCACATTTAgtttagccatagcttcgagtagagcctagcctctcgcgttagtcaagcggctaccccactcaatcgcccaggtgtTGAAGTCTCCACAAATGATCACGAGACTCAGTCCCACTAGTGCGCATGATGAAGAATCcaacatagacgagaactggtctatcggccacttGCGGGAGCATAACAACTGCTGTAGTACACCtcattgatcttcgctattgtgaAGCTGTCGTGCGACAAGATGTTTGGATTGCCTCATATGTCCAATTATATATACCAAAATGAACTACTAATAAAAGGATTACTCGTTTAACCTATTGCATCATGTTGAGAACAGtttgctgacgtagtgtacgcttTGGGTCAAATATGaacctaatgcacaaggaggatTAAATTTGGCGTACAAAATACTTTCGTGTGTCTTGATCAACTGACtgaaacctcttgaggagtccttcgacGATGAATACAAGGCAGGTTTTCATAAAGTCGTTCAACGTTAGTCACATGTTTATCCTGCGCATGATCGTTGACATTAGCGGAAGTTTAACTTACGGACACACTATTGTTTAGTGATTTAAAAATAACGTACGATTTAGTGAAAATAGAAGAGCTTCAACAGATGGTTTTCCAGTGAATCTAATTAGGCTGATGAAATGCTGGATAGATCCAAATGAAGTGTTTGGTTCGCAGACTAAGTGAGTACATCGTTTGTGACCTTCGATGGATTGAAACATGGTCAGGCCTTTTCAAATTTACTGATCAACATTTCACTCAAAGAAGTGATTAAAAGGCTTTGTTTGCAGAGGAATGACACTTTCATTACATGATTGCACTGCACATGTTCCTCGACTTTGTGAACGATTTTGAGTTCATCGGCATCTGGCGCAGAGCATTGGGcaatgtccatttattacgtaacgctaaaatcggcaattttcgacccccctcttTGTAACGTTTTTGTGTATAAAATcctaaaatttgtgtatggaccgtaacgcttggtcgtactcccccctcccactagagcgttacgtaatttgtggatggcgccttggAGCAAGCATTTAATTCTCTGAAGAGGACTGTGCAAATAGACATGACGATTAGCTCGACTTAAATGAAGTACATGCTTGCGGGTGAAGACAGAGGCAGGCCaaatggtgttagtgctgaggtggtGATTGATAGGAATGTGTTTGAAATTGTTgattaatttgtttattttagGACACTGATAAATACTTTTCCTGTGTGGTAAACAGACGTAATGCAGTTGAGAATAGAGCATTTTACGGATTGTGTAATCAGCCTACGTTCCGTAGCTTGAAAACTCAAATGAAATTCACTTGGTATTAGATGCTGTCTGGACTTCCGGTAGCCTTCCACGGTCGTGagggcgtggacgttaaaggaggtaagACAAAAAGCTTTAGGAATATTCtcgatgaaaaacaaaaaaaaaatgatatacgGCGCTGAAACTTGAATCATGAATTGTACCAATATATAAAGAACCAACAACCAACATATGGGAAGCAATTATACATTTTAGAATTTTAAGAAATACTCATGCGAAGCAAATCAATTTTAGGTGTACAAAAATCTGTTAGGAAAACAACACAAAACCATACGTTTGCTCACTGCTTGGTAAGTGATTTTGAATTTAAAAGCCCTGATTTCCTTCGCAATTAACCGGTACCTACTTGGTCGTTTACCGACAAATGTCTAGGCATTTTAAGACAGCTTACACCGCACCATGGCTCAACATCGGTAGTAGCAGCGGTTAGCAGCTCTACTGGAAACAGGAGGCAGAAAAATCGAAAAAGAGGTTGTTTTATTTCTCTATTTTTATTGTTTCTCCATACTATGTTATGGCCCCGGTTATGTAATAATTACACTTCGCATACCGAAAAAGCAACCCAATACTGTCGTCTGCATCGAATCGAAAAGCACAAAATCGAATCGGCAACAAGAGCTGaatgaagcagaaaaaagtctacTAAAACACAGTGCCAAAGAAAATGTAAGACACAAGACCAATGAACTTTCCGAAGCTCAATTATTTATGCACAGACACATCATGGCCTCGAGAGGCGTGAGCTGCACAGACCGGTGAAGAAGGGTAATGGCACAGCAAAATATGAAACGAAGGAAAGCAAAACTGCACCATCGACCGACATTGATGCTCTCCGACTGGAGTTGAGAGGAAATGGGAATATGATCTGCGCTGTAAAGTTTAGTGCAATTTTCCCTCCTCTTGCTTTTCGCTGTCGCTTTCGTTGAACGAGGACCGCGGTCAAACCACGAGTAGAGATGGCAGCAGTGGTTTGAAGATCGTGATCTGGATCAGCAAAGGCGGAAGGAGGTGTACCGGTATCACTTACAGCCAGCGAGGGCCAGAATGGCACTTGTCTATGGTCTTAattttcaaaacagtttcgtggGAATAGAAACTGGGGAAATAAACTGATTTTCATGTGTCATGGTCATCGTCATCAACAAAGTGATACTAATTGGCGGAAATATTTATACCACcagtttttgaaaaatcaatcCTTGAAATTCCATGTCATTCAAATGATTATTTTGGTTTAGAGTTTAGAGAGCATAGAAACTCCACTTTCAACAACATTacaatttaatgtctaaaattcgATAAGACATAAATACATCAGTACAGATACAAAGATAAATTCAAAATTCTTCAGAGGTCTTTAAAGGTGAGGTTATTAATCAATTCGTACCGGAATGATTCCCTTGGTAAAGGttgctgaaagccgaaaaaacagaTTTAGCAATAAGCTAGTGATTTCACTGATTTCAGGTGACGCCAGCTGAcgagtaaaatttaaaaatttctatcACGGGATCCAAGGTAGATTGAAGAGTAATCAGGTGATTCAGACAATAATTAGTGATATCGCTGATATGTGGCGCTTGTTAtcaagaagagtttttttttttaattatttatttatttatttattactgtgaacaaaaacaaattgacaGAGAATGAAGCAGTTGGCGTGGTCTCGTCATGATTGTCTTGGATGGTGATGAGTTCAATAATGTAAATGTGGCACAATTGATTAAGCAAATGCAGCAAACATAGCCTTCTGAAGGAACTGAACATCGAAGGCAAACCGTACCCTCTGTGCCTAGGATGCACAGCAGATCAACAACGACAGGAGCCAAACTCTAGGATGTTGGCGCTCGAGATTTCCGGAGCACACGATACGAGTACATACTGGATACCAAAGGTGCATACCATGGAAAATCTTGCTCTGCCATGACAATCTCTTGCGATGGAGGAATTAGGTCAGAAGTACCACCACCTGAGGAATTTACCAGCCGATTCTTATCGCAATGTTCGACCGCGATTGCTTATTGAGATGGATAACTGCCACTTGGGTCATGCGTTGGATAGCAAAGAAGGAGGAAACTTCGAACCAATCGCCACTGAAACGCGTCTTGGCTGGATTGTCTTTGGACCATGCTCTTTAACGTCTCAGCTACCAATGGAGTTTACTGCGCACCATAGTTTTCACTTGTGCCCGTGTTGCGAGCGGAACGACGCAGAACTGCATAACACAGTAAAATCATACTTTTCACTGGACAGTCTTGGTATTATGAGCTCAGTAAAGCCGCTTCTGTCGAAAGACGACGAACGAGCCGAAGAGTTGCTGAAATCCCTGACACATGTGAAGGAGAAGCGGTATGAAACAGGCTTACTTTGGCGATATGATAATGCCCGATTGCCAGACAGCAAGACAATGGCCATGCGGCGACTGGTGTGTCTAGAGAAGCGAATGCAACGTGATCCTGAACTAGCTGAAGTATTGAAGCAGAAGATTCAGGACTATGTACGCAGCGGTTACATCGAGAAACTGTCAGAAAGTCAACTGGCGGAGAAGTTCGAACGTGTCTGGTATCTTCCTATCTTTCCGGTAGTGAACCCTAACAAACCGGGAAAACTACGCATTGTTTGGGATGCGGCCGCAAAAGTAGCGGGAGCTTCGCTGAATTCCTTCCTGCTCCCTGGTCCAGATCAGCTATCTTCCCTTCTGTCTGTCCTACACCGTTTCCGAGAGTTCCGTATCGCTGTCACAGGCGATATCAGAGAAATGTTTCACCAAGTATTGGTTAATAAGGTCGATCAGCAGTGTCAGCGTTTTTTGTGGCGTGACGGTGAACGAAACCGAAGTCCAGATATCGACGTGATGAAAGTAATGACGTTCGGGGCTACGTGTTCACCAAGCTGCGCACAATACGTAAAGAACCATAATGCACAGCGATTCCAGAAACAATTTCCTAGGGCGACTGAAGCGATAATCGAAGAACACTACGTCGACGACATGCTGACTAGCGAGGAGTCGGAGGTAGGTGCAGTGCAGTTAGCAAAGGATGTCCGGTTTGTTCATGCGAAGGCTGGATTCGAAATACGGAACTGGCTGTCAAATTCGAAACGAGTGCTGCAGGAGCTGGAAGCGAACCCTGGAGAAAAATGCCTTAATCTGTCGAGCGAGATGGCAACAGAGGAAGTCCTCGGAATGTGGTGGTGTACCGCTACCGATACGTTCACCTACAAGGTTTCTCCGAGGATTAGCGCAGATTTACTGCAAGCCCGCATTATTCCAACAAAAAGGCAGATACTGAGCACCCTTATGATGATCTACGATCCTTTGGGACTGTTAGCTGATTTTGTGATGTTCCTCAAAATCTTACTCCAAGAGATTTGGCGGAGCGGCGTGAACTGGGATGACCAGATTAAGTCCGATCAGTTCGAGAAGTGGAAGACGTGGCTGCGAGTTTTACCACAGGTTGAGGATGTCAGCGTGCCCAGGTGTTATCGAATGAAGACCGGAGTAGGCAAACAGAATCTGGTGCAGCTTCATGTATTCGTAGACGCTTCAGAGAATGGATTCGCTACGGTTGCATATCTACGGTTCGAGGAAAACGGAGAAGTCGAATGCGCACTCATTGGTGCGAAAACACGGGTAGCTCCATTGCAATTCGTGTCAATTCCTAGACTGGAACTTCAGGCAGCAGTTATCGGAGCACGCTTGGCGAATGACATCATGGAGACGCACAAGTTAAAGCCTGTTCAAAGATTCTTCTGGTCGGATTCACGCGACGTACTCTGCTGGATCAAGTCCGATCATCGAAAGTATAGCCATTTCGTGGCGGTTCGGGTCAGTGAACTGCTGGAGTTAACAGAGGAACTAGAGTGGAGTGGAATGGAACTGGAGTCGAGTGGAACTGGATTCCGACAAAATTGAACGTCGCAGATGAAGCTACGAAGTGGCAAAAGATTCCGGATTTGTCCCCCACAAGTCGATGGTTCAGAGGTCCTGAGTTTATGCGAATGCCGAAAGAACAGTGGCCTGCTACTTCACCGAAGTTCGGTCAAACCGAAGAGGAGAAGCGTACGCATGTGCTCTTCCATACTGCACAGCCGGCACTGTTTAGCTgggaagatttttcaaaatggAAGGTTCTGCTACGCCGTGCTGCGTACGTGATACGGTTTCCGTCAAATCTGCGAAAGAAACTGATGAAGAAGTCCATAGTCACTAGTCCGCTAACGCAAGAAGAATTGAAGGAAGCCGAGCTGTTCATTATCAAGCTAGTGCAGAATACTGAATTTGCCGTAGAGATAGCGCTGCTAAAGAAACCGAACCCCGTGCCGTGGAAGAACGCGCTGCCGAAGAGTAGCTCGCTGTACAGTCTTAGCACGTACCTGGATGAGATGGGCCTGCTGCGTATGAAGGGTCGCATAGATGCGTGAGCGGTAAATGATGATACAAAGCATCCAATACTGCTACCCAAATGTCATCCTGTAACAAGTCTCATCATCAGCAGTATACATGAACGATTCCGTCACATGAATCACTAGACTGTACTGAACGAAATCCGAAGTTAGTTCTATATACCGCAGCTTCGTTCAACGTACAATCGGGTTCGAAAAGGATGTCAACAGTGCAAGAACCTTCAAGCAAGACCCGATGCTCCGGAAATGTCAGCCCTTCCGTCCACACGACTTTTGCCGCCCGTTTTCGTACATCGGCATCGACTATTTTGGGCCAATGAACGTAGTTGTAGGCCGTCGGACCGAGAAACGATGGGGTGTCTTGATCACCTGCCTCACTGTGCGAGCAATACACCTCGAGGTTGCTCACAGTCTGACGACGGACTCGTGTATCCTCGCTATACGGAACTTTATCGCCAGGAGAGGTGCTCCTCTTGAAATAATCAGTGATCGTGGCACAAATTTCGT includes:
- the LOC134290388 gene encoding uncharacterized protein LOC134290388; translated protein: MPKEQWPATSPKFGQTEEEKRTHVLFHTAQPALFSWEDFSKWKVLLRRAAYVIRFPSNLRKKLMKKSIVTSPLTQEELKEAELFIIKLVQNTEFAVEIALLKKPNPVPWKNALPKSSSLYSLSTYLDEMGLLRMKGRIDAFVQRTIGFEKDVNSARTFKQDPMLRKCQPFRPHDFCRPFSYIGIDYFGPMNVVVGRRTEKRWGVLITCLTVRAIHLEVAHSLTTDSCILAIRNFIARRGAPLEIISDRGTNFVGASRELREALSQINQDKRMEHFVTTDTKWSFNPPASPHFGGAWERLVQSVEKALKQTQLTRTPTDELLRNMLAEVKMIVNSRSLNELPLDDELSQALTPNHFLLDSSDGTKPPIAFDDSSHALKHTWKSTLTDSGKDGFVQRCPLRKETSL